The genomic interval TGGACAGTCTCGCGGGCGGTTGTGGTATCCGGGAAAAAGTCCGTAGGCAATGAATCAGGGGTTTCTGTAAGCAGCTCCTGGTTGCGCTGGTACTCGGCCATATACATGAAAGCCCGCACAGCCTGATCTGCGCTCTCATATGTGGGAATGCCGTGCTGGGAAAAAATCTTGCGGGACTTGCGGGACATGTCTGATCCCAGCCATGAGGTCAGCACCATGCGCCGGACCCTTTTCAAACCCTTGGCAAGAACTTCCGCCACTTCGACGCTGGTAACTCCGGCAAAAGGCACATGGACCACCAGCACGGCGTCCACGCCCTTGTCTTTGATCAGGATTTTGAGAGCATCGAGATATTTCTGCCCGGAGGTGTCGAATTTGATGGTCACCGGATTGGAGCCGGACCACTCACCGTCAAAAACATTATCCAGCTTTTCCACTGTTTCTTCAGAAAGACTGGCCAGCTTTCCGCCCCTGCGGATCAAACCGTCAGCAGCGGTAAGCCCGGCACTGGTGCCGTTGACGATGATAGCCAACCTGTTGCCGCGCACGGGCTGACGCAGACTGGCCAGAGTCTGGGCCGCATCAAACATTCCGTCAATCGTCTGCACCCGCAGCATTCCGGCCCGGCGGAAGGCCACATCATAAACTTCTTCGGCACGGGCGATCATGGCATTATCCAGACGGGCCAGCTCCTGAGTCACCTGCTGCAGGGCCTGTCCCGGACGGATGGCCAGAACAGGTTTATTACGCGAGGCAGCCCGGGCCGCGGACATAAAATCACGGGCATCGTTGATGGATTCAATGTAAAGAAGGATGGAACGGGTCTGGGCATCGGAGCCGAGATAATCAAGCACATCGCCGAAAGTGAGGTCGATGCGGCTGCCCAGCGAGACCACGTGGGAAAAACCGATATCATTGGTGGCCGCCCAGTCCAGAACCGTGGGGATAAAGCTGTCCGACTGGGAAACAAAAGCAATCTTGCCCGCTTTAGCCGGAAGAGGCGCAAGGCTGGCATTAAGATTAAGTGCCGGAACCATGAAGCCGAGACTCTTAGGGCCGAGAATACGCATCTGCGGGGAATTGGCCGCCCGGAGCAGGTCCGCACGCAGCCTGATCCGCTCTTCTTCGGGAATGGCACTGAATCCCGGACCGATCAGGGCGCAGGCTTTGACCCCTATCTCACTGAGCTTCTCAATTAACGGCGGACAATCCTGAAGGGGCAGGCAGATCACCGCAAGGTCCGGAACCTTGGGCAGGGCTTCCACGTCCTTATAGGTCAAAACCCCGGCAATGGCTTCGGCATCAGTGCAGACCGGCATAACCGGACCGAGGAATCCCCCGCCCATAAGGTTACGCATGACAATGTTCCCCGCATTTGCAGGGTCATTGGTTGCACCGATAACGGCCACTGATCCGGGCTGAAACAGGTATTCCAGATTAATAATGCTCATGAATGCCTCTTGTTAGGGTTCCCGCTGCATATCCACCTACAATTATACATACCCGCTGACAAGGGAGCATATCAAGCAGAAAGCTTCAACTCTCCCCGCAAAGCTGTTCAACCCGGCTGAAACAGCGTATATGAACAGTAGAAGTGCACACAACCAGCATAAATTAATGAGCCGGAGCCGGAAAAAATATGAGCGACAACACAATTGAAAACCTGATGAGCGAACAGCGCACCTTCGATCCCAGCCGGGAAATGGAGCAGAAAATACTGGATCAGGCCAATCTGACAGCAGAAAAATATGAACAAGCCTGCCGCATGGCCACAGATAGCCCCGAAGAATTCTGGGCTGACCGGGCACGGGACCTGCTGCACTGGACACGTGATTTCCGCACAACACTTGAATCCGACCCTGAAAAGCATGAATATAAATGGTTTTCCGGCGGAAGGCTCAATGCTTCATACAACTGCCTTGACCGCCATCTGGAAAACGGACGCCGCAACAAAGCCGCCCTGATCTGGCAGGGAGAACCGGAGGAAGAAGTCCGGGTCTTCACCTACCATATGCTGCACCGCAAGGTCTGCCGCTTTGCCAATGTGCTCAAAAAAATAGGCGTTTCCAAGGGCGACCGGGTAGCCATCTACCTGCCCATGGTTCCGGAACTGGTCATCTCCATGCTGGCCTGCGCCCGCATCGGGGCAGTGCATTCTGTTATTTTCGCCGGATTTTCCGCAGTCAGCCTGCAGAACCGCATCATTGACTGCGATGCCAAAATTTTAATCGCTGCCGACGGGGTTTTGCGCGGGGGCAAAAAAATCCCCCTGAAGCGCAATGTGGATGAAGCCCTTTTTGAATGCCCTTCGGTGGAACAGGTCATCATGGTCAAACGCACCGGGGATGAGATTGATTTCATCGAGGGCCGCGACACCTGGTGGCATGAGGAGATTTCCGGGCCGGATATTGAAGATTACTGCAAGCCGGAATCCATGCGTTCCGCTGACCCCCTTTTTATCCTGCACACCTCCGGCTCCACAGGAAAAGCCAAGGGTGTTGTGCATTCCACAGGCGGATACATGACCGCCACCGCCCACACCACCCAATGGGTTTTCGACCTGAGAGATGACGATGTGCACTGGTGCACCGCCGATATCGGCTGGATCACCGGGCACAGCTACACCGTATACGGCCCGCTTGCTCTGGGGGCCACCACCCTGCTTTTTGAGGGTGTGCCGACCTATCCCCGACCGGACCGCTACTGGGAGATCATCAACCGCTACGGGGTGAATATATTTTATACCACCCCCACAGCCCTGCGCGCCCTAAGGCGTGAAGGTACTCAGTGGACCGAAAAATACGATCTCTCCACCCTGCGTATCCTCGGTTCCGTAGGCGAACCCATCAACCCCGAAGTCTGGATCTGGTTCCACGAACATGTGGGCAAAGGCAAACTGCCCCTGCTGGACACCTGGTGGCAGACCGAAACAGGATCCATACTCATCTCGCCCCTGCCTTATGTGGGCAAGCTTAAACCCGGTTCCACCGGAAAGCCGCTGCCGGGCATCAGCGCGAAAATCGTCAACAGTGACGGCAGTGACGCCGAAGCCAACGAAGGAGGGCATCTGCTGATAACGGAACCATGGCCGGGCATGCTCACCGACATCCACAATGACCGGGCAAGGTATAACCGGACCTATTTCGAACGCTTTCCGGGCAGTTACGAAACCGGGGACGGCGCAAGGGTTGATGAAGACGGCGACTACTGGATCATGGGCCGCCTTGATGACGTTATCAATGTTTCCGGGCACCGGCTGGGCACCACGGAAATCGAATCCGCTCTCATTGCCCACCCCGATGTGACCGAAGCCGCTGTGGTGGGTATTCCCCATGAAATCAAAGGCCAGACTGTCTACGCATACGTGACCCTGCGCAGCGGCCTTGATGAGGATGACGAAATGCGTACAGTTCTACGGGAGTGGGTCAGCCAAAAAATCGGGCCTATTGCCGTGCCTGAAACCATCCAGTTTTCCGAAGGGTTGCCCAAAACCCGTTCCGGCAAAATCATGCGCCGTATCCTGCGCCGCATCGCGGTGGGTGAAAACGACCTCGGCGATACCACCACCCTTTCCGATGCATCGGTAATCGCCGACCTCATTGAAGGACAAAAGGAACTTTTCGAGTAAGCCATGAACAAAAGTGCGCAACTTAAAGATTGTCAGGAACTCATCAGTGAAAACAGCATCCTCGTCCTTGCCACGCAGGGAGAAGACGGCGTGCATACATCACTGATGGCTTATGCCGGATCTGCGGATTGCAATGAAATCTACATGATCAGCAGCAGGAACAGCCGCAAATGGAAAAACCTGTCCCGGTATCCGCAGGTCAGCCTGCTCATAGATGACCGGGACCAAAAACTTTCCGGCAGACGCAATGAGATAAAAGCCCTGACCATCAAAGGAACATTTATCCCGGTTGTGGATAAAACCGAAGAAAAAGCTATCCTGAAGCAGATTGCCGGGGCTGTCCCGGCAATTGCTTCGGCTTTTTCCGGGCCTGAAAACTCTATCATCCGCGTCAAGGCGGAATCATTTCTTCTTTTAGACGGTCCGCAAAACGGATTTTACATCGACCTCAACTGAAATAGCGACCTCCCGGATTCCAAATAAATTTACCGTTCCATTTAACTATGGTATATTTCTAACCATAGAACCAGACTCTCATCATTCTGGCCGGGGGAACGAATGTTCAAATCCATGAAGGCAAGCCTGCTTTTCTTTGTGGCCGGGCTGGTCATAGCGACCACAGCCGGGCTGACCTACTTTGCCCAGCG from Desulfovibrio sp. JC010 carries:
- a CDS encoding bifunctional acetate--CoA ligase family protein/GNAT family N-acetyltransferase, which produces MSIINLEYLFQPGSVAVIGATNDPANAGNIVMRNLMGGGFLGPVMPVCTDAEAIAGVLTYKDVEALPKVPDLAVICLPLQDCPPLIEKLSEIGVKACALIGPGFSAIPEEERIRLRADLLRAANSPQMRILGPKSLGFMVPALNLNASLAPLPAKAGKIAFVSQSDSFIPTVLDWAATNDIGFSHVVSLGSRIDLTFGDVLDYLGSDAQTRSILLYIESINDARDFMSAARAASRNKPVLAIRPGQALQQVTQELARLDNAMIARAEEVYDVAFRRAGMLRVQTIDGMFDAAQTLASLRQPVRGNRLAIIVNGTSAGLTAADGLIRRGGKLASLSEETVEKLDNVFDGEWSGSNPVTIKFDTSGQKYLDALKILIKDKGVDAVLVVHVPFAGVTSVEVAEVLAKGLKRVRRMVLTSWLGSDMSRKSRKIFSQHGIPTYESADQAVRAFMYMAEYQRNQELLTETPDSLPTDFFPDTTTARETVHKALSEGRQELNEPEARKVLAAYGLPVVETKVAVSAREAVIAADEIGCPVALKIRSPQINQPYDVGGVVLDLESTEKVWEAAATMLTRVNRQRPDAYIEGFTVQKMGRRLGAHELFISASADSTFGPIIHFGHGGMTREVVRDQAVAMVPLNMSLARELISRTRISRLLSGTPTQPPADIDDLCLTLIQVSQLFIDIPQIVHLDINPLYGDDTGVLALGAKILVAECREDCPQLAIRPYPRELEECVVLRDSRQVTLRPIRPEDEPAHYEFLARVSDEDMRMRFFGVVRRDFDHKDMSRFTQINYDREMAFIATAMNEEGNPETLGVVRTSTKPDNSEAEFAIVVRSDLKGTGLGSMLFHKIISYTKERGTHWLVGQTLFENKAMQGLSRKFGFEINENYDEDLVEMRLDCTKLEDGTE
- the acs gene encoding acetate--CoA ligase, yielding MSDNTIENLMSEQRTFDPSREMEQKILDQANLTAEKYEQACRMATDSPEEFWADRARDLLHWTRDFRTTLESDPEKHEYKWFSGGRLNASYNCLDRHLENGRRNKAALIWQGEPEEEVRVFTYHMLHRKVCRFANVLKKIGVSKGDRVAIYLPMVPELVISMLACARIGAVHSVIFAGFSAVSLQNRIIDCDAKILIAADGVLRGGKKIPLKRNVDEALFECPSVEQVIMVKRTGDEIDFIEGRDTWWHEEISGPDIEDYCKPESMRSADPLFILHTSGSTGKAKGVVHSTGGYMTATAHTTQWVFDLRDDDVHWCTADIGWITGHSYTVYGPLALGATTLLFEGVPTYPRPDRYWEIINRYGVNIFYTTPTALRALRREGTQWTEKYDLSTLRILGSVGEPINPEVWIWFHEHVGKGKLPLLDTWWQTETGSILISPLPYVGKLKPGSTGKPLPGISAKIVNSDGSDAEANEGGHLLITEPWPGMLTDIHNDRARYNRTYFERFPGSYETGDGARVDEDGDYWIMGRLDDVINVSGHRLGTTEIESALIAHPDVTEAAVVGIPHEIKGQTVYAYVTLRSGLDEDDEMRTVLREWVSQKIGPIAVPETIQFSEGLPKTRSGKIMRRILRRIAVGENDLGDTTTLSDASVIADLIEGQKELFE
- a CDS encoding pyridoxamine 5'-phosphate oxidase family protein, whose protein sequence is MNKSAQLKDCQELISENSILVLATQGEDGVHTSLMAYAGSADCNEIYMISSRNSRKWKNLSRYPQVSLLIDDRDQKLSGRRNEIKALTIKGTFIPVVDKTEEKAILKQIAGAVPAIASAFSGPENSIIRVKAESFLLLDGPQNGFYIDLN